In one window of Streptomyces sp. NBC_01224 DNA:
- a CDS encoding NADP-dependent oxidoreductase translates to MTDSTMSTTPDTMWEVRLAKHLKGDLGTDTFDLIQVPTPEPATGEVLVRTDYLGLSVAYLEMLRADSRLPIPPWEVGQRIGGGAVGTVVRSISADLAVGDRVCTMAGWCEYSAGPADQYLKVDPDLFPSPVHYLSQGPTAYYGMSEIAKAGASDVVFVSGAAGGVGSLAGQIAKCRGAAKVIGSAGSQAKIDYLVDELGFDAAFDYHDGPVLDHLRDLAPEGITVFFDNVGGEQFDAAVEAAAPGARFALCGALATQIGDHEDRFPEPDLAAAAAKGIEVLPFSTYHTPEQVAAWTERFSTWLSEDRFVFPHTIVEGGLSAAPQALASLLKGSYKGNVSVRVAG, encoded by the coding sequence ATGACCGACAGCACGATGTCGACGACCCCCGACACGATGTGGGAGGTGCGACTGGCCAAACACCTGAAGGGCGACCTCGGGACCGACACCTTTGACCTCATACAGGTGCCGACACCCGAGCCGGCCACGGGAGAGGTACTGGTCCGCACGGACTACCTGGGTCTGTCGGTGGCGTACCTGGAGATGCTGCGGGCTGACTCCCGTCTGCCGATCCCGCCGTGGGAGGTCGGCCAGCGCATCGGCGGCGGCGCGGTGGGCACGGTCGTGCGGTCCATCAGTGCGGACCTGGCCGTCGGCGACCGGGTATGCACCATGGCCGGCTGGTGCGAGTACTCGGCCGGGCCTGCCGACCAGTACCTCAAGGTGGACCCCGACCTGTTCCCGAGCCCGGTGCACTACCTCAGCCAGGGGCCCACCGCCTACTACGGGATGTCCGAGATCGCCAAGGCCGGTGCCAGCGATGTCGTCTTCGTCTCCGGCGCGGCGGGCGGCGTCGGGTCGCTGGCCGGACAGATCGCCAAGTGCCGGGGCGCCGCGAAGGTGATCGGTAGCGCGGGTAGCCAGGCGAAGATCGACTACCTGGTTGACGAGCTCGGCTTCGACGCGGCGTTCGACTACCACGACGGCCCCGTCCTCGATCATCTTCGGGACCTGGCGCCCGAGGGCATTACCGTGTTCTTCGACAACGTCGGCGGAGAGCAGTTCGACGCGGCGGTCGAGGCGGCGGCGCCGGGGGCCCGCTTCGCGCTGTGCGGCGCGCTGGCCACTCAGATCGGCGACCACGAGGACCGGTTCCCCGAGCCGGATCTCGCTGCGGCGGCCGCCAAGGGGATCGAGGTTCTGCCGTTCTCCACCTATCACACCCCGGAGCAGGTCGCGGCGTGGACCGAGCGCTTCAGTACGTGGTTGAGCGAGGACCGCTTCGTGTTCCCCCACACGATCGTGGAAGGCGGCCTCTCGGCAGCTCCCCAGGCGCTCGCCTCCCTGCTGAAGGGCAGCTACAAGGGCAACGTCTCCGTCAGGGTCGCCGGCTGA
- a CDS encoding winged helix DNA-binding domain-containing protein has product MTDASVLSTRTLNRTLLQRQFLAARTSRPVLDVVEHLVALQGQEPNWPYVGLWTRLADFRHDDLMALLRDGRVVRSTALRSTQHLTSSNDFRWLRPVVQTVLDRTARAQYFAAQTAGLDIAELTDAGRELMAGQTLPRRKLALSLAERFPGRDGRVLAGAVELRVPMVHAPATGAWGAWGNRPNIAITLAEHWIGRPMAAPRVETMIRRYLAAFGPAGVMDIQTWSGLTRLRETLDGLRSQLRVFHDERGTELFDLPDAPLADPDLPVPVRFLPAFDNLLLGHTDRARVISEADRKLVMPGQAMVRPTFLVDGFVHGTWSVKGSVLLISPFRPLSQADTQAVLDEAERLLAFVAPDAIKRGVTLT; this is encoded by the coding sequence ATGACCGACGCCTCCGTGCTGTCCACCCGCACCCTGAACCGGACACTGCTCCAGCGACAGTTCCTGGCCGCCCGAACCTCCCGCCCGGTACTTGACGTCGTCGAACACCTGGTCGCTCTGCAGGGGCAGGAGCCCAACTGGCCTTACGTGGGGCTGTGGACCCGGCTGGCCGACTTCCGGCATGACGACCTGATGGCACTGCTCCGCGACGGGCGCGTGGTGCGCTCCACAGCCCTACGCAGCACCCAGCACCTGACCAGCAGCAACGACTTCCGCTGGCTGCGGCCCGTCGTCCAGACCGTCCTGGACCGCACCGCCCGGGCGCAGTACTTCGCCGCGCAGACCGCCGGGTTGGACATTGCCGAGCTCACCGACGCCGGTCGGGAGCTGATGGCTGGCCAAACCCTGCCTCGGCGGAAGCTCGCCCTGTCGCTCGCCGAGCGCTTCCCGGGCCGCGACGGCCGCGTGCTCGCGGGGGCGGTGGAGCTGCGGGTACCGATGGTGCACGCCCCGGCCACCGGCGCCTGGGGCGCCTGGGGCAACCGCCCCAACATCGCCATCACCCTCGCGGAGCACTGGATCGGCCGACCGATGGCAGCGCCACGAGTCGAGACGATGATCCGCCGCTACCTGGCGGCGTTCGGCCCGGCTGGCGTCATGGACATCCAGACATGGTCGGGGCTGACCCGCCTGCGTGAGACTCTCGACGGGCTGCGGTCACAGCTGCGCGTCTTCCACGACGAGCGGGGCACTGAGCTCTTCGACCTGCCCGACGCGCCGCTCGCCGACCCGGACCTGCCCGTCCCCGTGCGATTTCTGCCCGCCTTCGACAACCTCCTCCTCGGGCACACGGACCGCGCCCGAGTGATCAGCGAGGCAGACCGCAAGCTGGTGATGCCGGGTCAGGCCATGGTGCGGCCCACCTTCCTCGTTGACGGCTTCGTCCACGGCACATGGTCGGTGAAGGGCTCCGTACTGCTCATCTCCCCCTTCCGGCCGCTGTCGCAAGCGGACACACAGGCAGTACTGGACGAGGCCGAGCGGCTTCTCGCCTTCGTCGCACCTGATGCGATCAAGC